One genomic segment of Clostridium saccharoperbutylacetonicum N1-4(HMT) includes these proteins:
- the citC gene encoding [citrate (pro-3S)-lyase] ligase, giving the protein MRSDAQSRYEAINNVMCIKYYYKYEGSDGMEYLNLEVVIIEGNDYKKLNEVKEFLTRQGLRFDNNIEYTVALYDNGKLIATGSFESKVLKCIAVDEDYKGMGISNKIVSDLISEQYRRGNNHLFVYTKPDNYKMFKDFGFYKIEEVPKKVLLLENDPNGISNFLERIHSKKVEGKIISSVVVNCNPFTLGHKYLIEKAAKESDVVHVFLVSEDRSVFSANVRYKLVEEGLRHLKNVVLHKGEEYIISSATFPSYFIKKLDEVVKIHTLLDIKIFAEYIVPTLGINKRYIGEEPTCEVTKTYNETMKEILPSYEVEVIEVPRIGFGNNITSASRVRKLIKENNFLELKNLIPESTYNYLISAEAKAIINKI; this is encoded by the coding sequence TTGAGAAGTGATGCTCAAAGCAGGTATGAAGCTATAAATAATGTAATGTGTATAAAATATTACTATAAATATGAAGGAAGTGATGGTATGGAATACCTTAATTTGGAAGTGGTAATTATTGAAGGTAATGATTATAAAAAATTGAATGAGGTAAAAGAGTTTCTTACCAGACAAGGCTTGAGATTTGATAACAATATAGAATACACAGTTGCATTGTATGATAATGGTAAGTTAATTGCTACTGGTTCATTCGAAAGTAAAGTTTTAAAATGTATAGCTGTAGATGAAGATTATAAAGGGATGGGGATATCAAATAAAATAGTATCTGATTTAATTAGTGAACAATATAGAAGAGGTAATAATCATTTATTTGTATATACAAAGCCAGATAATTATAAAATGTTTAAAGATTTTGGCTTTTATAAAATTGAAGAAGTGCCAAAAAAAGTTCTATTATTAGAAAACGATCCAAATGGAATAAGCAATTTTCTTGAAAGAATTCATAGTAAAAAGGTTGAAGGGAAAATAATTTCATCTGTAGTTGTAAATTGTAATCCTTTCACATTAGGACATAAATATTTGATTGAAAAAGCAGCTAAGGAAAGTGATGTAGTTCATGTTTTTTTAGTTTCAGAAGACAGATCAGTTTTCTCAGCTAACGTTAGATATAAATTAGTTGAAGAAGGATTAAGGCATCTAAAAAATGTAGTGCTGCATAAGGGTGAAGAGTATATAATTTCAAGTGCAACTTTTCCATCTTACTTTATAAAAAAATTAGATGAAGTTGTTAAAATTCATACTTTATTAGATATTAAAATTTTTGCAGAATATATAGTGCCAACTCTAGGAATTAACAAAAGATATATAGGTGAAGAACCGACATGTGAAGTTACTAAAACATATAATGAAACAATGAAAGAAATATTACCAAGTTATGAAGTTGAGGTTATTGAAGTTCCAAGAATAGGCTTTGGAAATAATATAACAAGTGCATCAAGAGTACGGAAATTAATTAAGGAAAATAATTTCTTGGAATTGAAAAATTTAATTCCTGAGTCAACTTATAATTATTTAATATCAGCAGAAGCTAAGGCAATAATTAATAAGATTTAA
- a CDS encoding GntR family transcriptional regulator codes for MDQIFEKIESTDLRPIREIVLERLRKAIMDGSFEPGDRLVETSIAEGMGVSRTPVREAFRQLEIEGLAENVPRKGTIVKGISKRDILEIYEIREVLEGLAFRLACANISEARILGLKEMLLKMEQSIDNNDIKEYWRLHGEFHNTIMDFSNNQRLIDQMKQIYEYLSKLRNFTLVMNKRRIIAMEEHKALIKAFENKDEILAEQIGREHTLNAKRFLSKEIHLF; via the coding sequence ATGGACCAAATATTTGAAAAGATTGAGAGCACTGATTTAAGACCTATTAGGGAAATAGTACTTGAGAGGCTTAGGAAGGCAATCATGGATGGAAGTTTTGAGCCTGGAGATAGATTAGTAGAAACGTCTATTGCTGAGGGGATGGGAGTAAGTAGAACACCTGTTAGAGAAGCGTTTAGACAATTAGAAATTGAAGGTTTAGCAGAGAATGTTCCTAGAAAAGGTACTATCGTTAAAGGCATATCAAAGAGAGATATCTTAGAAATATATGAAATTAGAGAAGTTCTTGAAGGATTAGCATTTAGATTAGCGTGTGCTAATATTTCTGAAGCACGAATATTAGGGTTAAAAGAAATGCTTTTGAAAATGGAACAAAGTATTGATAATAATGATATTAAGGAATACTGGAGACTACATGGTGAATTTCATAATACTATAATGGATTTTAGTAATAATCAAAGACTTATAGATCAAATGAAACAGATTTATGAATATTTATCAAAGCTAAGAAATTTCACATTGGTTATGAATAAAAGAAGAATTATTGCCATGGAAGAACATAAAGCATTAATTAAAGCTTTTGAGAATAAAGATGAAATATTAGCTGAACAGATAGGTAGAGAGCATACATTAAATGCTAAGAGGTTTTTATCAAAAGAAATTCACTTGTTTTAA
- the citG gene encoding triphosphoribosyl-dephospho-CoA synthase CitG, with amino-acid sequence MDRNKMFEINEVAMRISGLAIQAMIYEVSCYPSPGLVSPVSCGAHKDMNFFTFIDSASALNQYFTLFVQEGFSDKSCKEIFNSIRKIGIKAEKDMFLKTKGINTHKGMLFQMGITCAAIGKVIYEKKSFEHIQGIIKEMTAGIVKKELETLKKSDANSHGEKLFLKYKTDGVRGEVERGIPTVFEFSLNFYKENFELSINDRLVHTLIGIMQICNDSTIIYRHSVEVLEEVKESAREIIAIGGMKTAKGREKINNLCTEFIKRNISPGGSADLLGITVFLSLVEEYIKDIRI; translated from the coding sequence ATGGATAGAAATAAGATGTTTGAAATAAACGAAGTGGCAATGAGGATTAGTGGCTTAGCAATTCAAGCTATGATATATGAAGTCTCTTGCTATCCATCGCCAGGATTAGTATCACCAGTATCTTGTGGTGCTCATAAAGATATGAACTTTTTCACATTTATTGATAGTGCATCAGCATTAAATCAATATTTTACACTATTTGTTCAAGAAGGATTTTCAGATAAGTCCTGTAAGGAAATATTTAATTCTATAAGGAAGATAGGTATAAAAGCTGAAAAAGATATGTTTCTAAAAACTAAAGGCATAAATACTCATAAAGGAATGTTGTTTCAAATGGGAATTACATGTGCTGCGATAGGAAAAGTTATTTATGAGAAAAAGAGTTTTGAACACATACAAGGTATCATAAAAGAGATGACAGCAGGAATAGTAAAGAAAGAACTTGAAACCTTAAAAAAATCTGATGCAAATAGCCATGGTGAAAAATTATTTTTAAAATATAAAACAGATGGAGTAAGAGGAGAAGTAGAAAGGGGTATTCCAACAGTTTTTGAATTTTCTTTAAATTTTTATAAAGAGAATTTTGAATTAAGTATTAATGATAGGTTAGTTCACACTCTTATTGGAATAATGCAAATTTGCAATGATTCTACTATTATCTATAGACATTCAGTAGAAGTGTTAGAAGAAGTTAAAGAATCAGCACGAGAAATAATAGCAATAGGAGGGATGAAAACGGCAAAAGGAAGAGAGAAAATAAATAATTTATGTACAGAGTTTATAAAAAGAAACATTAGTCCTGGGGGAAGTGCAGATCTATTAGGAATAACAGTGTTTTTGAGTCTTGTAGAAGAATATATAAAAGATATTAGAATATAA
- a CDS encoding methyl-accepting chemotaxis protein: MMRRFNNLKMMTKLISIFIFLSMFIGIVGGIGIYNMDKIKSNSMLMHDVNLKSVEQLNNIEQNYLNIRATLLKMTYKEKIEKSELDGLVNDFKDSTKKANDLLVNYKDNFSTDKENASLNKIENLSKEYLGIGEKVSNAVLDGDYPTAQKQLSGMTATRTGLFKALDEIINTNMSEADTAAENNLIAYNGSKIMVLGITALGLIIAIMLGVLISLVTSKSLKKIVKFSIALGEGDLTKNVDINSKDEFGEVANSLNKAKDNMKALITEIVNNASDISAASEQLSATSEEVSSKMVLVNESTERIARGIQDLSATTQEVSASAEEIGNATNELTKKSNISFKSAIEIKERAIKIKEKANDNIEQGNIIYEENRKNILKAIEDGKVVQSVKLMADSIGEIAEQTNLLALNAAIEAARAGEMGKGFAVVAEEVRTLAEQSSNAVVSIQRMVYKVQEAFDNISQSGQEVLEYLENNVRPSYELLKETGVQYEKDAEFVNDVARDIANSSEQMNEVINQINHALEELASTSVESANNSEDILVSINETTHAVSEVAKSAQSQAETAQVLIGLAEKFSI, encoded by the coding sequence ATGATGCGAAGGTTTAATAACCTTAAAATGATGACTAAATTGATTTCTATATTTATATTTTTATCCATGTTTATAGGAATTGTAGGGGGAATAGGAATATATAATATGGATAAGATAAAGTCAAATTCAATGTTAATGCACGATGTCAATCTCAAATCAGTAGAACAACTAAATAACATAGAACAAAATTATCTTAATATTAGAGCCACATTATTAAAAATGACTTACAAGGAAAAAATAGAGAAAAGTGAATTAGACGGACTAGTAAATGATTTTAAGGATTCAACCAAGAAAGCTAACGACCTTTTAGTAAATTATAAGGATAATTTTTCTACAGATAAGGAAAATGCATCTTTAAATAAAATAGAAAATCTATCAAAAGAATATTTAGGCATAGGAGAGAAGGTATCTAATGCAGTTCTGGATGGAGATTATCCAACTGCTCAAAAACAGCTTTCTGGAATGACTGCTACTAGAACGGGTCTTTTTAAAGCACTTGATGAAATAATAAATACTAATATGAGTGAGGCAGACACCGCAGCTGAGAATAACTTAATAGCATATAATGGTTCTAAAATTATGGTTCTAGGAATTACAGCATTAGGATTAATTATAGCTATAATGCTTGGCGTTTTAATATCATTAGTTACTTCAAAGTCATTAAAGAAAATTGTTAAATTTTCTATTGCATTGGGTGAAGGGGATTTGACTAAAAATGTAGATATTAATTCTAAAGATGAGTTTGGTGAAGTTGCTAATTCTTTAAATAAAGCGAAAGACAACATGAAGGCGCTTATAACGGAGATAGTTAACAATGCAAGTGATATTAGTGCTGCTAGTGAACAATTATCAGCTACATCAGAAGAAGTATCTTCGAAGATGGTATTGGTTAATGAATCTACTGAGAGAATAGCTAGGGGAATTCAAGATTTAAGCGCTACAACTCAAGAAGTTAGTGCTTCAGCAGAAGAAATAGGAAATGCAACAAATGAATTAACAAAGAAATCAAATATTAGTTTTAAGTCTGCAATTGAAATTAAAGAAAGAGCTATTAAGATAAAAGAAAAGGCAAATGATAATATAGAACAAGGAAATATAATATATGAAGAAAATAGGAAAAATATTTTGAAAGCGATAGAAGATGGAAAAGTTGTGCAAAGTGTTAAACTTATGGCAGATTCAATTGGCGAGATAGCTGAGCAAACAAATCTGCTTGCACTAAATGCGGCAATTGAAGCAGCAAGAGCAGGAGAAATGGGTAAAGGTTTTGCTGTAGTAGCGGAAGAAGTAAGAACCCTTGCAGAACAATCTTCAAATGCTGTTGTAAGTATTCAAAGAATGGTTTATAAAGTACAAGAAGCATTTGATAATATTTCACAAAGTGGACAAGAAGTATTAGAATATCTTGAAAATAACGTTAGACCAAGTTATGAATTACTTAAAGAAACAGGAGTTCAATATGAAAAGGATGCTGAATTTGTTAATGACGTAGCACGTGATATAGCAAATTCGTCTGAGCAGATGAATGAAGTCATAAATCAAATAAATCATGCATTAGAGGAATTAGCATCTACATCTGTAGAATCAGCTAATAATTCTGAGGATATATTAGTCAGTATAAATGAAACGACCCATGCAGTTTCAGAAGTTGCAAAATCAGCACAAAGTCAAGCTGAAACTGCTCAAGTATTAATTGGTTTAGCAGAAAAATTTAGTATATAA
- a CDS encoding LysR family transcriptional regulator, with protein MVNFLNLEYFLVVAEELNFTKAAKKLFISQQSLSCHISKLENDLEVELFNRTVPLTLTPAGKSLVKNATKMLDLKKQSVKELVDIKDFKRGDLYIGISHTRGRAFLPEILPLYNEKFPSINLHLFEGNSKELDSALFRGNVDLIVGMLPFNVENVECVPLCNEEILMIVPDNILAKYFPDSYGIVKRKLEKEVDISLLKNCPFLMVNAKNSVRIVADEMFKEKQIKPNIILETESIETVLALSVKGMGITFYPKTLMNNKKLVFDENTLLGVNIYQLQYNKTHGTLAIGYQKNRYISQAAKEFINIAKKKYNAIT; from the coding sequence ATGGTGAATTTTCTTAATTTAGAGTACTTTTTAGTGGTAGCAGAAGAACTGAATTTTACTAAAGCAGCAAAAAAATTATTTATTTCCCAGCAATCGTTGAGTTGTCATATTTCAAAGCTTGAAAATGATTTAGAAGTAGAACTATTTAATCGAACAGTTCCATTAACCTTAACGCCGGCAGGAAAGAGTTTGGTGAAAAATGCTACAAAAATGTTAGATTTAAAGAAACAATCTGTAAAAGAACTGGTAGATATCAAAGACTTTAAGCGAGGAGATTTATATATAGGTATATCTCATACAAGAGGAAGAGCTTTTTTACCTGAGATATTACCGTTATATAATGAAAAATTTCCGAGCATTAATCTGCATTTGTTTGAAGGAAATTCAAAGGAATTAGATTCAGCATTATTTCGCGGCAATGTAGATTTAATTGTTGGAATGTTACCATTTAATGTTGAGAATGTTGAATGTGTACCGCTTTGTAATGAAGAAATTCTAATGATTGTTCCAGATAATATATTAGCTAAGTACTTTCCGGATAGTTATGGTATAGTAAAAAGAAAACTTGAAAAAGAGGTTGATATTTCATTACTAAAAAATTGTCCATTCTTAATGGTTAATGCAAAAAATAGCGTTAGAATTGTTGCAGATGAAATGTTTAAGGAAAAGCAGATAAAACCTAATATTATTTTAGAGACAGAAAGTATTGAAACAGTGTTAGCACTTTCAGTAAAGGGAATGGGGATTACCTTCTATCCTAAAACATTAATGAATAATAAAAAGTTGGTATTCGATGAGAATACCTTGCTTGGTGTTAATATTTATCAGTTACAATACAATAAGACACACGGCACACTTGCTATAGGTTATCAAAAAAATCGATATATATCACAAGCAGCAAAGGAATTTATTAATATAGCTAAAAAGAAATATAATGCTATTACTTAA
- a CDS encoding acetolactate synthase large subunit, whose protein sequence is MNTEEKKVNQLNTAEMLVKCLEAEGVEYIFGIPGEENLEVMNAILNSNIKFITTRHEQGAAFMADVYGRLTGKAGVCLSTLGPGATNLVTGVADADSDGAPLVAITGQVGTERMHITSHQFLDLCKMFEPITRKTKQIVRPDTVNEIVRLAFKYAESEKPGACHIDLPVNIAKMPVSIGEKPLQRKVQPKEHADLTTIEEAAGEIFKAKNPIILAGSSAIRNNSGKAVTEFASKLKIPVINTMMAKGIIPFDNKYSMWTIGIPQKDYVNKIIEEADLVIAIGYDIVEYAPAKWNINGNIQIVHIDTSQAHINKLYQPVVEVVGDISDSLYNIMRRTSRKVEPIKALEIKEKMVAEHESYADDSAFPMKPQRILNDVRKVMGPSDIVISDVGAHKMWIARHYNCYEPNTCIISNGFATMGIGLPGAVAAKLINPDKKVLAIVGDGGFMMNNQELETALRIGTPIVVLIFNDSNYGLIKWKQEDQYGKSCYVDFTNPDFVKFAESMYAKGYRVEKAEDLIPTLEEAFKQVVPVVIDCQVDYNENVKLTNHLSEVYKNI, encoded by the coding sequence ATGAATACTGAAGAAAAGAAAGTAAATCAATTGAATACTGCGGAAATGTTGGTAAAGTGCCTTGAAGCTGAAGGAGTAGAATACATTTTTGGTATTCCAGGTGAAGAAAATTTAGAAGTAATGAATGCAATTTTGAACTCAAATATTAAATTTATTACAACTCGCCATGAACAAGGCGCAGCTTTCATGGCAGATGTTTATGGCCGTTTAACAGGAAAAGCAGGTGTTTGTTTATCAACATTGGGACCTGGAGCAACTAACTTAGTAACGGGTGTTGCTGATGCTGATAGTGATGGTGCTCCACTTGTTGCAATTACAGGACAAGTTGGTACTGAGAGAATGCATATTACATCGCATCAGTTTTTAGACCTTTGCAAGATGTTTGAACCAATAACAAGGAAAACCAAGCAAATTGTGCGTCCTGATACTGTAAACGAAATTGTAAGACTTGCGTTTAAATATGCTGAAAGCGAAAAGCCAGGAGCATGTCACATTGATTTACCAGTAAATATTGCAAAAATGCCTGTAAGCATTGGTGAAAAGCCTTTACAAAGAAAGGTTCAACCCAAAGAGCATGCAGATTTAACAACTATCGAAGAAGCAGCAGGCGAAATATTTAAAGCTAAGAATCCTATTATTTTAGCAGGAAGTAGTGCTATTAGAAATAATTCTGGAAAAGCAGTTACAGAATTTGCATCAAAATTAAAGATTCCTGTAATTAATACAATGATGGCAAAAGGAATTATTCCTTTTGATAATAAATATTCAATGTGGACAATAGGTATTCCACAAAAAGACTATGTTAACAAAATTATTGAAGAGGCTGATTTAGTGATTGCAATAGGATATGATATTGTAGAATATGCTCCGGCAAAGTGGAATATAAATGGAAATATTCAAATTGTACATATAGACACAAGTCAAGCTCATATTAACAAGCTTTATCAACCAGTTGTAGAAGTCGTTGGGGATATTTCAGATTCACTTTATAATATAATGAGAAGAACATCAAGAAAAGTAGAACCAATAAAAGCATTAGAGATAAAAGAAAAAATGGTAGCTGAGCATGAGAGCTATGCAGATGATAGTGCTTTTCCAATGAAACCTCAAAGAATTTTAAATGATGTCAGAAAGGTTATGGGGCCAAGTGATATTGTTATTTCGGATGTTGGTGCTCATAAAATGTGGATAGCAAGGCACTATAATTGTTATGAACCAAATACATGTATTATTTCAAATGGTTTTGCCACTATGGGAATTGGTCTTCCAGGTGCAGTTGCGGCAAAATTAATAAATCCAGATAAGAAAGTACTAGCTATAGTTGGTGATGGCGGATTCATGATGAATAATCAGGAATTAGAAACAGCATTACGTATTGGAACACCAATTGTGGTTTTAATATTCAATGATAGTAATTATGGTTTGATAAAATGGAAACAAGAAGATCAATATGGCAAGAGCTGCTATGTAGATTTTACGAATCCTGATTTTGTAAAATTTGCTGAAAGTATGTATGCAAAAGGTTATCGTGTAGAAAAGGCAGAAGATTTAATTCCAACCTTGGAAGAGGCATTTAAACAAGTGGTGCCAGTAGTTATTGATTGTCAAGTTGATTATAATGAGAATGTAAAATTAACAAATCATTTAAGTGAAGTTTATAAAAATATTTAA
- a CDS encoding galactose ABC transporter substrate-binding protein — translation MKIFKKILSLTFISIFLLQSINKTTYAIPNSSSQTPLKVAVFLDSFNDIFISNVKKDLEDIQSENENKVQFTFFNANGNQVIQNEDIDKALKENFDLLVLNPVSTNIDQLQDTLNKIAQKNIPLILYYAKTNPIINFVKNYHNSIIIDTDVNQSGILQGKILVDTWNANKKDLDRNKDNIIQYVMLKGPTNSPETIARTKYAISAINEAGIKTQELLTIPCNWEEECARISIESSLLTLDGKIEAIISNNDAMAIGAIESLQKYGYNTGDKFKYIPVVGIDGLSKAKELIDQGIMTGTVVQDSRAHANAIYTIGLNLISGNTPLNGTNYKFDETGVTINMPYTEYKPHKQ, via the coding sequence ATGAAAATATTTAAAAAGATACTATCTCTTACTTTTATCTCTATATTTTTATTACAAAGTATTAACAAAACTACATATGCTATCCCAAATAGTAGTTCTCAAACTCCACTTAAAGTAGCTGTATTCTTAGATAGCTTTAATGACATATTTATTTCCAATGTGAAAAAAGACTTAGAAGATATTCAAAGTGAAAATGAAAACAAAGTTCAATTTACTTTTTTTAATGCAAATGGAAATCAAGTCATTCAAAATGAAGATATTGATAAAGCACTCAAGGAAAATTTTGACCTTTTGGTATTAAATCCAGTTAGTACTAATATTGATCAGCTTCAAGATACGCTTAATAAAATAGCACAAAAAAATATTCCATTGATTTTATATTATGCAAAAACTAATCCGATAATAAACTTTGTAAAAAATTACCATAATTCTATTATTATTGATACAGATGTAAATCAGTCTGGAATTCTTCAAGGCAAGATCCTAGTAGATACATGGAATGCTAATAAAAAAGATTTAGATAGAAATAAAGATAATATAATTCAGTATGTCATGCTAAAAGGTCCAACTAATAGTCCAGAAACAATTGCAAGAACTAAATATGCTATTTCAGCAATTAATGAAGCAGGAATAAAAACTCAGGAACTTTTAACAATACCTTGTAATTGGGAAGAAGAATGCGCCAGAATTTCAATAGAATCAAGCTTATTAACGCTTGATGGTAAAATTGAAGCAATAATTTCTAATAATGATGCTATGGCAATAGGTGCAATTGAATCATTACAAAAATATGGATATAATACAGGAGATAAATTTAAGTATATACCAGTGGTTGGTATTGACGGATTGTCAAAAGCTAAAGAATTAATTGATCAAGGCATTATGACAGGTACTGTTGTACAAGATTCACGTGCCCACGCCAACGCAATTTATACCATAGGACTGAATCTGATTTCTGGCAATACTCCTCTCAATGGCACAAATTATAAATTTGATGAAACTGGAGTAACAATTAATATGCCTTATACCGAATATAAACCTCATAAACAATAG